Proteins from a genomic interval of Paenibacillus sp. FSL H8-0048:
- a CDS encoding glycosyl hydrolase, with translation MKRMVENVEQRNLRDLLDAASRLIGDVQWQAAFRKIQMAPADAELGAPARKLLETLYWLQGQGMISGQHDYLESPDDINNKLKNTAGTYAGLHGYEMGPISGQTEKLISSQRQGVTDSAIRWHKAGGIVAMTYHANLPGTAPAWTNVSMSLSEANFSKYITPGTPEYTAMIAELDKVAVFLKKLNDAGVPVLWRPYHEMNGGWFWWGQKASFVTLWEIMFERYTVYHKLHNLLWVWSPNAKNKNSEEPAKYYPGSGRVDVLAADIFEGDYKAIHHDTLWDLGRGKLIAIGENGELPPPAVLAGPQNKWSYQMTWGKMLYERNKEAVIQAFMKNSAVFSRDDYSAKAAAYASSGGVLPKPGLYGQYYNNITLSGTPALTRTDANINFAWRQAAPDPAVHADLFSVRWSGRISAAYSETYTIYSYSDDGIRIWIDGKLIIDSWIKQSGQERQGTVSLIAGKLHELKVEYYENQGDARAVLMWESPSQAKGVIPAGALYLP, from the coding sequence ATGAAAAGGATGGTGGAAAATGTGGAACAGCGCAACCTCAGGGACCTGCTGGATGCAGCCTCACGGCTGATTGGTGATGTGCAGTGGCAAGCGGCTTTTCGCAAAATACAGATGGCTCCCGCTGACGCGGAGCTGGGGGCGCCCGCACGGAAGCTGCTGGAGACGCTGTACTGGCTGCAGGGCCAGGGAATGATCAGCGGCCAGCATGATTACCTGGAGAGCCCGGATGATATCAACAACAAGCTGAAGAATACGGCGGGCACCTATGCTGGGCTGCACGGCTATGAGATGGGGCCGATCAGCGGCCAGACGGAGAAGCTCATCAGCAGTCAGCGGCAGGGCGTAACCGACAGTGCGATCCGGTGGCACAAGGCCGGGGGCATCGTAGCGATGACCTATCATGCCAACCTGCCGGGCACGGCTCCAGCCTGGACGAATGTCTCCATGAGTCTCAGCGAAGCTAATTTCAGCAAATACATCACACCGGGAACGCCAGAGTATACGGCAATGATTGCAGAGCTCGATAAGGTCGCTGTTTTCCTGAAAAAGCTAAATGACGCCGGTGTCCCCGTACTCTGGAGACCCTACCACGAGATGAACGGCGGCTGGTTCTGGTGGGGTCAGAAAGCCTCCTTCGTGACTCTGTGGGAGATCATGTTCGAGCGGTACACGGTCTACCATAAGCTGCACAATCTGCTGTGGGTGTGGAGTCCGAATGCCAAGAACAAGAACAGTGAGGAGCCGGCAAAGTATTATCCGGGCAGCGGCAGGGTGGATGTGCTGGCGGCGGATATTTTCGAGGGGGATTACAAGGCAATCCATCACGATACGCTCTGGGACCTGGGGCGCGGCAAGCTGATCGCCATCGGCGAGAACGGGGAGCTTCCTCCGCCAGCTGTGCTGGCAGGCCCGCAGAACAAATGGAGCTACCAGATGACCTGGGGCAAGATGCTGTATGAGCGCAATAAGGAGGCAGTGATTCAGGCTTTTATGAAAAATAGTGCAGTATTCTCCAGAGATGATTACTCGGCCAAGGCAGCGGCGTATGCTTCTTCAGGAGGGGTGCTACCCAAGCCGGGCCTCTACGGACAGTACTATAACAATATTACGCTTAGCGGCACGCCTGCCCTCACCCGGACAGATGCCAATATTAACTTCGCCTGGAGGCAGGCGGCGCCTGATCCGGCTGTTCACGCAGATCTGTTCTCGGTACGCTGGAGCGGCCGGATAAGCGCTGCCTACAGTGAGACCTACACGATCTACTCCTATTCAGATGACGGAATACGGATATGGATCGACGGGAAGCTGATTATTGACAGCTGGATCAAGCAGAGCGGGCAGGAGCGGCAAGGCACCGTAAGTCTGATTGCGGGGAAGCTGCATGAGCTGAAGGTGGAGTACTATGAGAACCAGGGGGATGCGCGGGCGGTACTGATGTGGGAGAGCCCCAGCCAGGCCAAAGGCGTAATTCCGGCAGGAGCCCTCTACCTTCCATAA
- a CDS encoding PH domain-containing protein, whose protein sequence is MAYCTACGAEYKQGARFCGECGAGTEEAGSPAAARRPAAGHSSGPEQELWQGKPAGISDRLKGLIGLNTTRYTITSQRIMVKSGLIGKDVEEIELLRVNDFSVTQSVMQRMLGIGTLIILSDDASSPQLPFYRIRKVQTVKDTLRQAVRDEKIANNISYREHI, encoded by the coding sequence ATGGCTTATTGCACAGCATGTGGTGCGGAATACAAGCAAGGTGCCAGATTCTGCGGGGAATGCGGGGCAGGCACAGAAGAAGCCGGTTCTCCGGCAGCAGCACGCCGTCCGGCGGCTGGCCATAGCTCCGGTCCCGAACAAGAATTATGGCAGGGCAAGCCTGCCGGCATCTCTGACCGTCTTAAGGGACTGATCGGGCTGAATACCACCAGGTATACGATTACGTCCCAGCGGATTATGGTGAAGAGCGGACTGATCGGCAAGGATGTCGAAGAAATTGAGCTGCTGCGGGTCAACGATTTCTCCGTCACCCAGTCGGTTATGCAGCGTATGCTGGGCATCGGGACGCTGATCATTTTGTCGGATGATGCTTCATCTCCGCAGCTCCCATTCTATAGAATCCGTAAGGTTCAGACTGTCAAGGATACGCTGCGTCAAGCCGTCCGCGACGAGAAAATCGCCAACAACATCAGCTACCGCGAGCATATCTGA
- a CDS encoding YolD-like family protein, which translates to MGKKLEGNRLPECSGRVLPEQIGRMGREQRETWHSLKPVLDEEKLEEIEHTLALSLRSHVRVTLVLYGPLEQVKLSGFVTSIHTHSREIKLQWAEEWKWLLVDDIVEAYIV; encoded by the coding sequence ATGGGCAAGAAGCTTGAAGGGAACCGTCTGCCGGAGTGCAGCGGAAGGGTGCTTCCGGAGCAGATCGGACGGATGGGGAGAGAGCAGCGGGAGACCTGGCATAGCCTGAAGCCGGTGCTGGATGAGGAGAAGCTTGAGGAGATTGAGCATACGCTGGCCTTATCGCTGCGTAGTCATGTACGGGTAACTCTGGTGCTGTATGGTCCTCTGGAGCAGGTGAAGCTGAGCGGGTTCGTGACCTCCATCCATACCCACTCGCGGGAAATCAAGCTGCAGTGGGCAGAGGAATGGAAGTGGCTGCTTGTAGATGACATTGTGGAGGCTTATATTGTCTGA
- a CDS encoding M15 family metallopeptidase, with protein MLTLEQVKQKSAARLTKLHPAVLAGANELIRRSYNRGVPILITQGMRTIAQQNELYAQGRTKKGDIVTNARGGDSYHNYGLAIDFALLLPDGRNVSWDMNRDGDGDKVADWQEVAQEGKKLGFEWGGDWTSFKDYAHLQMSFGLSIQDLKAGRRPTAQQSAAALSRITGGEPEVNKDIPVNITLNGKKLTTGVMDDAVTYAPVRAIAEALGAKVTYNASSKTVNIVKE; from the coding sequence ATGCTTACTTTGGAGCAGGTCAAGCAGAAGTCGGCCGCAAGGCTTACGAAGCTGCATCCGGCTGTACTGGCCGGGGCGAACGAGCTGATTAGACGCAGTTATAACCGGGGGGTGCCAATCCTCATTACGCAGGGCATGCGCACGATAGCGCAGCAGAATGAGCTATATGCTCAAGGGAGAACTAAGAAGGGCGACATTGTAACCAATGCCCGGGGAGGCGACAGCTACCATAATTACGGACTGGCAATAGACTTCGCGCTGCTGCTGCCGGATGGCAGGAATGTGTCCTGGGATATGAACCGTGACGGGGATGGCGATAAGGTGGCAGACTGGCAGGAGGTGGCGCAGGAGGGGAAGAAGCTGGGGTTCGAATGGGGCGGGGACTGGACCTCCTTCAAGGATTACGCTCATCTGCAGATGAGCTTCGGTCTTAGCATCCAGGATCTGAAGGCAGGCAGACGGCCGACCGCCCAGCAGAGTGCAGCCGCACTAAGCCGCATAACCGGAGGTGAGCCAGAGGTGAACAAGGATATCCCTGTAAATATTACGCTTAATGGTAAGAAGCTGACGACCGGTGTTATGGACGATGCGGTAACCTATGCGCCTGTACGTGCGATTGCCGAAGCGCTTGGAGCCAAGGTCACGTATAATGCGTCCAGTAAGACCGTGAACATTGTGAAGGAATAA
- a CDS encoding WGxxGxxG family protein, translated as MNKLITSLACGTVLSMSLLGAGDISAAAPGGMTTTTPGVMSTTAPGMNGTTTDGRMGNMNMRDMDDRTMDNRGNTLMNETRDSMHKTESIMKDKIRTGDNSSVSPLSNDNRTGRYRAQSTTTTGTTNNDNRSNWGWLGLVGLLGLAGMRSRTGERDRH; from the coding sequence TTGAACAAGCTGATCACAAGTCTTGCCTGCGGTACCGTCCTGTCCATGAGTCTGCTCGGAGCAGGTGACATCTCCGCAGCAGCACCGGGCGGTATGACTACTACGACTCCTGGCGTTATGAGCACCACCGCTCCGGGCATGAACGGCACAACCACTGATGGCCGGATGGGCAACATGAATATGCGCGATATGGACGACCGGACGATGGACAATCGGGGCAATACTCTGATGAACGAGACCAGAGATTCCATGCATAAGACCGAATCCATCATGAAGGACAAAATCCGTACCGGCGACAACAGCTCCGTCTCCCCGCTGTCCAACGATAACCGGACGGGCCGCTACCGGGCACAGAGCACAACCACCACAGGCACCACTAACAACGACAACCGCTCCAACTGGGGCTGGCTCGGTCTTGTAGGTCTCCTGGGCCTTGCAGGCATGCGCAGCAGAACCGGCGAGCGCGACCGCCACTAG
- a CDS encoding aldo/keto reductase: MQYIKLGHSGLEVSPVCIGCMGFGDPLIGYPGWALGEEGSRLVIRHALEAGINFFDTANLYSHGTSEESLGRAIKDYATRENVVIATKLGAPMRSGPNSFGLSRKAIMTEIDHSLRRLGTDYIDLYQIHRADPFTPWEETLEALHDLVKMGKVRYLGASTMRTWQFAKALHLQKKNSWARFITMQHNYNLIAREEENEMLPLCADEGIQTMVFSPLSRGVLARPWGTQTPRSETEAGAAQYYQATATADQKIVEAIGQVAKERGVSRAEISLAWLYRNPVVAAPIVGALKTSHIDDAIKALSIKLSDEEAARLEAAYTPRIDVNVRNSDPKSIARMAATVGHEVVLPGGGK; the protein is encoded by the coding sequence ATGCAATATATTAAACTAGGCCACTCCGGCCTCGAAGTTTCACCGGTCTGTATCGGCTGTATGGGTTTTGGTGATCCCCTCATTGGTTACCCTGGCTGGGCGCTGGGCGAGGAAGGCAGCCGTCTTGTGATCAGACATGCGCTTGAGGCGGGAATCAACTTCTTCGATACCGCTAATCTGTATTCGCACGGAACCAGCGAGGAGAGCCTCGGCAGGGCGATCAAGGATTACGCTACACGGGAGAACGTCGTCATTGCCACCAAGCTGGGGGCTCCCATGCGTTCAGGACCTAACTCATTCGGGCTCTCTCGCAAGGCGATTATGACGGAAATTGACCACAGCCTGCGGCGTCTTGGGACAGATTATATCGACCTGTACCAGATTCATCGTGCGGACCCTTTTACACCGTGGGAAGAGACACTTGAAGCCCTTCATGATCTCGTAAAAATGGGCAAAGTGCGCTATCTGGGCGCCTCCACCATGAGAACTTGGCAGTTCGCCAAGGCTCTGCATCTCCAGAAAAAGAACAGTTGGGCCCGCTTCATCACCATGCAACACAACTACAACCTGATCGCCCGCGAGGAAGAGAACGAGATGCTCCCGCTCTGTGCTGACGAAGGGATTCAGACCATGGTCTTCAGTCCGCTGTCGCGAGGCGTCCTTGCCCGGCCTTGGGGTACACAAACGCCCCGCTCCGAGACCGAAGCCGGTGCTGCCCAATACTATCAGGCAACTGCGACAGCCGACCAAAAGATTGTGGAAGCCATCGGTCAAGTTGCAAAGGAACGCGGAGTTAGCCGCGCCGAAATCTCACTCGCCTGGCTGTACCGCAACCCAGTCGTTGCCGCCCCCATCGTGGGAGCTCTCAAAACCAGTCATATTGACGATGCGATAAAAGCCCTCTCGATCAAGCTATCCGACGAAGAAGCTGCAAGGCTGGAAGCCGCCTACACCCCCCGCATCGACGTAAATGTTAGAAATTCCGATCCGAAGTCGATTGCCCGCATGGCCGCAACCGTTGGGCATGAGGTTGTGCTTCCGGGTGGGGGGAAGTGA
- a CDS encoding AraC family transcriptional regulator, with protein MFDLNDYLQKELAELVDRHTPIDGPHSTLVSSLSFSRCSIPYHSTETEPPFKLNNPSLCIVVQGLKDIVIGNERYRYGPPHYLVASMDLPIVAEVLEATPEVPNLTCRIEFTPGHILELVGDDTLKGNFKGTSKRGMNVGELDVPLLDAVVRLVRLLDTPEDIPGLAPLFAKEILYKILHGEHGDSLRQIVTEGSPSVHIKNAIEHILNHYQEAFRIEDLAHIAKMSVPSFHRHFKEITGMSPIQFQKQLRLQEARRLLLSGSENAAGAAYQVGYESPTQFSREYSRMFGSPPKEDMKKFKSRP; from the coding sequence ATGTTTGACCTTAATGATTATTTGCAAAAAGAGCTTGCGGAGCTCGTGGATCGCCATACTCCTATAGATGGTCCCCACTCTACATTAGTTTCGTCCCTCAGCTTTTCCCGTTGTTCTATTCCTTACCATTCTACCGAGACTGAACCTCCCTTCAAGCTTAACAACCCCTCACTCTGTATCGTCGTTCAAGGTCTAAAAGATATAGTTATTGGTAATGAGCGCTACCGGTATGGTCCCCCACACTACCTTGTAGCCTCTATGGATTTGCCGATCGTTGCCGAAGTGCTGGAAGCAACGCCCGAAGTGCCCAACTTAACCTGTAGGATTGAATTTACGCCCGGCCACATTTTAGAGCTAGTAGGCGATGATACACTCAAGGGGAACTTCAAAGGAACATCCAAACGCGGTATGAATGTTGGCGAATTGGATGTCCCTCTGTTAGATGCTGTTGTGAGGCTGGTTCGGCTGCTGGATACACCTGAAGATATTCCTGGTCTGGCGCCGCTTTTTGCCAAAGAAATTCTATACAAGATACTGCATGGTGAACACGGTGACTCCTTAAGACAAATTGTAACGGAGGGGAGTCCAAGCGTTCATATTAAAAATGCCATCGAGCACATTCTGAATCATTATCAGGAAGCATTCCGCATCGAGGATCTGGCACACATCGCGAAGATGAGTGTTCCGTCATTCCATCGGCATTTCAAGGAAATCACCGGCATGAGCCCGATTCAATTTCAAAAACAGCTAAGACTTCAGGAAGCCCGCCGCCTATTACTATCCGGGTCAGAGAATGCAGCGGGTGCTGCTTATCAGGTAGGTTATGAAAGTCCGACGCAATTCAGCCGGGAGTATTCCAGGATGTTTGGCTCTCCACCCAAAGAGGACATGAAGAAGTTTAAAAGTCGTCCGTGA
- a CDS encoding phosphatidylinositol kinase, with protein METNYQQVAWNCMNKYVGITTSDGQSHDGFIAQIDQNNVILAIPTNEMVGQMNGMPANATTYRQFGYYPGFYPRRRFYPRPIPYGAITALYLLPFFI; from the coding sequence ATGGAAACGAATTATCAACAAGTTGCCTGGAATTGTATGAATAAGTATGTCGGTATTACTACAAGTGATGGTCAGTCTCACGACGGGTTTATTGCTCAAATCGATCAGAACAACGTTATACTTGCCATTCCCACCAATGAAATGGTTGGCCAGATGAACGGAATGCCTGCTAACGCAACAACCTACAGACAATTCGGATACTATCCGGGTTTCTACCCGCGCCGCCGCTTTTATCCAAGACCTATCCCCTATGGTGCCATTACAGCTTTGTACTTGCTTCCATTTTTCATTTAA
- a CDS encoding PadR family transcriptional regulator gives MNVQFKKGVLELCVLVLTSQKDRYGYELVEQISQKFAIAEGTIYPLLRRLAADGLFSTYLSESEEGPPRKYYKITDEGRRVMHDMIEEWNAFAIGVQEIIKGGSD, from the coding sequence TTGAATGTTCAGTTCAAGAAGGGTGTGCTGGAGCTATGTGTGCTTGTGTTGACCTCACAGAAGGACCGGTACGGATATGAGCTGGTGGAGCAGATCTCGCAGAAATTTGCCATTGCGGAGGGAACCATCTATCCATTGTTAAGAAGGCTGGCGGCAGACGGGTTATTCTCAACCTATTTATCCGAATCGGAGGAGGGGCCGCCCCGGAAGTACTATAAGATTACCGATGAAGGAAGGAGAGTCATGCACGACATGATTGAGGAATGGAATGCTTTTGCAATAGGGGTGCAGGAGATTATTAAGGGGGGATCGGATTGA
- a CDS encoding HAAS signaling domain-containing protein: MNKEAYLNELARYLKLLPPEECAELMGEFKEHFEFARLSGRSEADVITKLGHPRVIARELLTQSQIERADKSPTLVSVTRAVMATVSLGLFNLVIVLLPFITSLTVIAGVFVVAISLLISPVLLILQYQSIALSINSLFLMLGMVGVGLLVALGTLKLTRLYYHLVIRYLKYNLTVIKKDVVSFEK; this comes from the coding sequence TTGAATAAAGAGGCCTATCTGAATGAATTGGCACGGTATCTGAAGCTGCTTCCTCCTGAGGAATGTGCCGAGCTTATGGGGGAGTTCAAGGAGCATTTCGAGTTTGCCCGGTTAAGCGGGCGGTCTGAAGCAGACGTAATTACCAAGCTGGGCCACCCCCGGGTGATTGCCCGTGAACTACTGACCCAGTCACAGATTGAGCGAGCGGACAAATCCCCAACCCTCGTAAGCGTGACGAGAGCGGTTATGGCCACGGTGAGCTTAGGATTGTTCAACTTGGTTATCGTTCTGCTACCTTTTATCACTTCCTTAACTGTGATTGCCGGGGTATTCGTGGTTGCTATTTCCCTGCTTATTTCTCCGGTTCTGTTAATTCTTCAGTATCAGTCGATTGCGCTGTCTATCAATAGCCTTTTTCTGATGCTGGGCATGGTCGGCGTGGGACTGCTAGTAGCCCTTGGAACATTGAAGCTCACCCGGCTGTATTACCATCTTGTGATCCGGTACCTGAAGTATAATCTGACAGTTATCAAGAAGGATGTGGTTTCTTTTGAAAAATAG
- a CDS encoding DUF4097 family beta strand repeat-containing protein: protein MKNRSRNVTRLALLLIATGVIGNVVLYLLGNSPFNVHELSFEQPVRMDQTTSVLLQNQIGTIDVVPIQGDEIKATLGGKTTKALMKDYKLDITQDQGQTRIKVVQDNRYRFFDIYTELKLTVGIPATRLDQLEVVTDSGKIDIGPVLAKEYRVVSDSGAIKLVIAEGIIHAKTDTGKITASVEHISQDIHATSDSGDITIQTAEAPKALRTQFSADSGTVQVTLPDYQEGSIGEGGPLVELISDTGDLKVEQYSGEGA, encoded by the coding sequence TTGAAAAATAGATCCCGGAACGTAACCAGACTTGCCCTGCTCCTGATTGCAACTGGAGTTATTGGAAATGTAGTGCTGTATCTGTTAGGCAATTCACCCTTCAATGTGCATGAGCTATCGTTTGAACAGCCTGTCCGGATGGACCAGACCACCAGCGTTCTTCTTCAAAATCAGATTGGAACGATTGATGTGGTTCCCATTCAGGGAGATGAAATCAAGGCAACCTTAGGCGGGAAGACGACCAAGGCATTAATGAAGGATTACAAGCTGGACATTACTCAGGATCAGGGGCAGACCCGGATAAAGGTTGTTCAGGATAACCGCTACCGCTTTTTTGACATCTATACGGAGCTTAAGCTCACGGTTGGGATTCCTGCGACCCGGCTAGACCAGCTTGAGGTGGTAACGGACTCCGGAAAAATTGATATCGGCCCCGTCCTGGCGAAGGAATACCGGGTGGTAAGCGACTCGGGAGCGATCAAGCTGGTTATCGCAGAGGGGATTATCCATGCGAAGACGGATACGGGGAAAATCACCGCCTCGGTTGAGCACATTAGTCAGGATATCCATGCCACCTCGGACAGTGGAGATATTACTATCCAGACGGCTGAAGCGCCTAAGGCCCTTCGCACCCAGTTCTCTGCGGATTCTGGAACGGTTCAGGTCACGCTGCCGGATTATCAGGAAGGTTCTATCGGTGAGGGCGGGCCGCTCGTCGAGCTGATCTCTGACACCGGAGACCTTAAGGTGGAACAGTATTCAGGCGAAGGTGCATAG
- a CDS encoding VOC family protein: protein MIHHIEINVSDLRRSAEFWGWFLSELGYTLYQQWEEGISWKSGNTYLVFVQTKEKYLEASYHRSQIGLNHLAFHANLREQVDELTTRIRAKGMNILYEDRHPFAGGEHYYALFFEDPDRIKVEVAAP, encoded by the coding sequence TTGATACATCATATCGAAATTAACGTTTCAGACCTTAGACGTTCGGCAGAGTTCTGGGGATGGTTTCTGTCTGAGCTGGGTTATACTCTATATCAGCAATGGGAAGAAGGCATCAGTTGGAAATCAGGTAACACCTACCTTGTCTTCGTTCAAACCAAAGAAAAATACCTGGAAGCCTCTTATCATCGCAGTCAGATTGGATTGAATCATCTGGCATTCCATGCAAATTTAAGAGAACAAGTAGATGAACTGACTACAAGGATTCGTGCTAAAGGTATGAATATTCTTTACGAGGACAGGCATCCTTTTGCAGGCGGAGAACATTATTATGCTCTATTTTTTGAAGACCCCGATCGAATTAAAGTAGAAGTAGCCGCTCCTTAA
- a CDS encoding fibronectin type III domain-containing protein — MKKKIGIISKLAMVMSLLLSIILIHPTVQGNVSYAEGGTVADGMQGALPPDGTIVSANNSYGGMTPNNVVDSNLETFWNSGGYNGSIEMKFPEELYLDFVQIASSASPKTNVTYKIYGLQSGAWVDISGKVNRDVENHATKKYTILEPFVVKPGKYNGIKIECTGSSTWIAISEITVGYSTLNPTPVPTVEPTPEPTVTPEPTIEPTPTVTPSPTPEQPTGDRAILVVTMNTGLEKEFDLPMSEVNAFLNWYDTASGSARYGINKHDNNKGPFTSRIDYVIFDKILTFSVDEYSTK, encoded by the coding sequence GTGAAAAAGAAAATAGGCATTATAAGTAAGTTGGCAATGGTGATGAGTCTATTGTTATCTATTATTTTGATCCACCCAACAGTGCAAGGGAATGTTTCATATGCCGAGGGTGGGACAGTAGCTGATGGGATGCAGGGAGCATTACCTCCAGATGGAACAATAGTATCTGCAAATAACTCATACGGTGGGATGACACCTAACAATGTAGTAGATTCAAATTTAGAGACTTTTTGGAATAGCGGTGGGTATAACGGTTCTATAGAAATGAAATTTCCTGAAGAATTATATTTGGATTTTGTTCAAATAGCATCTTCTGCTAGTCCCAAAACGAATGTTACTTACAAGATATATGGTTTACAGTCGGGAGCTTGGGTTGATATATCTGGAAAAGTTAATAGGGATGTAGAGAATCATGCAACTAAAAAATACACTATTTTAGAACCCTTTGTTGTAAAACCCGGAAAGTATAACGGTATTAAGATAGAATGTACTGGAAGTAGTACTTGGATCGCTATTAGCGAAATCACGGTAGGATATTCAACACTTAATCCAACTCCTGTACCTACAGTAGAACCAACACCAGAACCAACGGTTACTCCAGAACCAACTATTGAGCCAACGCCAACAGTAACACCGTCACCAACTCCCGAACAACCTACAGGAGATCGCGCAATCCTGGTTGTAACGATGAACACTGGACTTGAAAAAGAATTTGATCTTCCTATGTCTGAGGTCAATGCCTTTTTAAACTGGTACGATACAGCCTCTGGATCGGCCCGTTATGGAATTAATAAGCACGACAATAACAAAGGGCCATTTACCAGTCGTATTGATTATGTAATCTTTGATAAGATACTCACGTTCAGTGTGGACGAGTATTCTACAAAATAG
- a CDS encoding discoidin domain-containing protein translates to MSKSFKIIVSTLTVLLLIGVLSSFAFPLSISAEESSAPKNLIPIMTSNDSPLGHTTASSIWASRHQPFNLFNGIKDDAYGWASSQTKPFGWVSYEFDSPVVINQFALWPRSDITQDAYKNETPKDFTFDAWDGDNWILLHSETNVTDWQAHVEKVFSFSNEKSYTKYRLNILNNNGLSGFTALGEMEMYHTVTATPEPTALPTSSPPPIPTNLPTPTPDVSSGDRALLTIELSSGAEKEYDLSMSEVNAFLNWYDSANGSSRYGINKHNNNKGPFSNRTEYVIHDKILTFEVSEYTAQ, encoded by the coding sequence GTGTCAAAATCATTTAAGATTATCGTTTCAACTTTAACCGTTCTATTACTTATCGGTGTACTTTCCTCGTTTGCTTTTCCTTTATCAATATCCGCTGAAGAGAGTTCAGCGCCAAAAAATTTGATTCCTATCATGACTTCAAATGATTCTCCACTTGGTCATACTACTGCAAGTAGTATTTGGGCAAGCAGACACCAACCTTTTAACCTTTTCAATGGAATTAAGGACGATGCATATGGATGGGCGAGTAGTCAGACAAAGCCGTTTGGATGGGTCTCATATGAATTTGACAGCCCTGTTGTTATTAATCAATTTGCATTATGGCCTCGTTCCGACATTACTCAAGATGCTTATAAAAATGAAACTCCTAAAGACTTCACCTTTGATGCTTGGGATGGTGATAATTGGATTCTACTTCATTCAGAAACAAACGTTACTGATTGGCAAGCACACGTAGAGAAAGTTTTTTCTTTCAGTAATGAAAAATCCTATACAAAATATAGATTGAATATTTTAAATAATAACGGTTTATCTGGTTTCACTGCATTAGGAGAAATGGAAATGTACCACACTGTTACTGCAACGCCTGAACCGACTGCACTTCCTACATCATCCCCGCCCCCTATTCCAACTAATTTACCAACACCTACTCCAGATGTGTCATCTGGTGATCGCGCATTACTTACTATCGAACTTTCAAGTGGTGCAGAAAAGGAATACGATCTGTCTATGTCAGAAGTTAATGCTTTCTTGAACTGGTACGATTCAGCAAACGGATCTAGCCGGTACGGTATTAATAAACACAACAATAACAAAGGCCCTTTCAGTAACCGTACTGAATATGTGATACATGATAAGATCCTAACCTTTGAAGTAAGTGAATATACAGCTCAATAA